The Ooceraea biroi isolate clonal line C1 chromosome 1, Obir_v5.4, whole genome shotgun sequence genome has a window encoding:
- the LOC105278528 gene encoding putative ATP-dependent RNA helicase me31b, whose amino-acid sequence MMTETHLNSNHMLNSGLSNKSEIDKMDDVGWKAKLKIPPKDKRIKTSDVTDTRGNEFEEFCLKRELLMGIFEKGWEKPSPIQEASIPIALSGKDILARAKNGTGKTGAYSIPVLEQVDPRKDVIQALVIVPTRELALQTSQICIELAKHMDIKVMVTTGGTNLRDDIMRIYQKVQVIIATPGRILDLMDKNVANMEHCKILVLDEADKLLSQDFKGMLDHVISRLPHERQILLYSATFPLTVKQFMEKHLRDPYEINLMEELTLKGVTQYYAFVQERQKVHCLNTLFSKLQITQSIIFCNSTQRVELLAKKITDLGYCCYYIHAKMAQAHRNRVFHDFRAGLCRNLVSSDLFTRGIDVQAVNVVINFDFPKMAETYLHRIGRSGRFGHLGIAINLITYEDRFNLHRIEQELGTEIKPIPKVIDPSLYVARPEDSNGMEEGNVSK is encoded by the exons ATGATGACAGAAACGCATTTGAACTCTAATCACATGTTGAATTCTGGTTTGTCTAACAAATCGGAAATAGATAAAATGGATGATGTGGGTTGGAAAGCCAAATTAAAGATTCCACCAAaggataaaagaattaaaacgaGT GATGTTACCGATACACGTGGTAACGAGTTCGAGGAGTTCTGCCTAAAACGTGAATTACTGATGGGAATTTTTGAGAAGGGATGGGAGAAACCATCGCCGATCCAAGAAGCCAGTATTCCCATTGCACTTTCCGGTAAGGACATCTTAGCGCGAGCGAAGAACGGAACTGGTAAAACCGGCGCGTACTCGATTCCAGTGCTAGAACAG GTTGACCCGAGAAAAGACGTCATTCAGGCACTGGTAATCGTACCTACACGAGAGTTAGCGTTACAAACATCGCAAATTTGTATTGAACTTGCTAAGCACATGGATATAAAGGTCATGGTCACCACTGGAGGAACCAATCTGCGCGACGACATTATGAGGATTTACCAGAAAG TACAAGTAATCATCGCGACGCCAGGAAGAATTCTTGATCTGATGGATAAGAATGTAGCAAACATGGAACATTGTAAAATTCTAGTTCTGGACGAAGCAGACAAACTGCTGTCGCAAGACTTCAAAGGGATGTTGGATCACGTCATATCGAG ATTACCGCACGAACGTCAGATTCTGCTGTATTCAGCTACATTTCCTCTGACTGTGAAACAATTTATGGAGAAACACTTGAGAGATCCATACGAGATTAATTTAATGGAAGAGTTGACTCTAAAAGGCGTAACGCAATATTACGCTTTTGTACAGGAACGACAAAAAGTTCACTGCCTTAACACGCTATTCTCCAAG TTGCAAATAACGCAAAGCATAATCTTCTGCAATTCGACGCAACGCGTTGAATTACTGGCGAAGAAAATAACAGATCTTGGATATTGCTGTTATTATATACACGCAAAGATGGCGCAGGCGCACCGAAATCGCGTATTCCATGATTTCCGTGCAGGATTATGCCGAAATCTT GTAAGCAGTGATCTATTCACTCGCGGTATTGATGTTCAAGCCGTGAACGTCGTGATCAATTTTGACTTTCCGAAAATGGCGGAGACGTATCTCCACCGAATCGGCCGATCCGGGAGATTCGGCCACTTAGGTATAGCGATCAACCTAATCACGTACGAGGACCGCTTCAACTTACACCGTATCGAGCAGGAGCTTGGCACGGAGATTAAACCTATCCCGAAGGTGATAGACCCGAGTCTCTACGTAGCGAGACCGGAAGACAGTAACGGTATGGAGGAGGGTAACGTGTCCAAGTag
- the LOC105278526 gene encoding zinc finger protein 236: MPRCLMARYQRTENSSEETKFSWLPPSSADLKRKSHPRNAASKTSNIWTCSGLPIVTRYSFHRINGAKTFDAPGAGRAPANARPQELVPSTDKNARVDPGTATATLLDDVVAPRTSSTSTTEVVRAVDPEKLTGALSQKLVINDCEAQTLSQALYLVPKQKQHEVQMPSSVTEGKTPARENAQVWKRNKTMHYCPYCRKSFDRPWVLKGHLRLHTGERPFECPVCHKSFADRSNLRAHQRTRNHHQWQWRCGVCFKAFSQRRYLERHCPEACRKYRISQKKDIVCQ, from the exons ATGCCGCGGTGCCTGATGGCGCGATATCAGAGGACGGAGAATTCAAGCGAAG AGACCAAGTTCTCATGGCTGCCGCCGTCCTCCGCGGACCTCAAACGCAAGAGTCATCCGAGGAACGCGGCGTCGAAGACGAGCAACATCTGGACGTGTTCCGGGCTGCCCATCGTGACCCGCTACAGCTTCCACAGGATCAATGGCGCAAAAACATTCGATGCTCCAGGTGCAGGTCGAGCTCCCGCGAACGCCCGTCCTCAGGAACTCGTCCCGTCGACCGACAAGAACGCGCGGGTCGATCCGGGAACGGCAACCGCGACACTGCtcgacgacgtcgtcgcgcCTAGGACGTCCTCCACGTCCACCACGGAAGTGGTGAGGGCGGTTGATCCGGAGAAGTTGACCGGTGCATTGAGTCAGAAGCTGGTGATCAACGACTGCGAGGCGCAAACGCTCTCGCAAGCGCTCTACCTGGTGCCGAAGCAGAAGCAACACGAGGTGCAGATGCCGAGCAGCGTCACCGAAGGCAAAACACCCGCGAGGGAGAATGCGCAAGTCTGGAAGAGGAACAAAACCATGCATTACTGTCCGTACTGTCGAAAGAGCTTCGATCGACCGTGGGTGTTGAAGGGCCACCTGCGCCTGCACACGGGCGAACGGCCCTTCGAGTGCCCAGTTTGCCACAAGTCCTTTGCTGATCG CTCAAATCTGCGCGCTCATCAGAGGACACGCAATCATCACCAGTGGCAGTGGCGCTGCGGTGTGTGCTTTAAGGCGTTTTCTCAAAGGCGCTACTTGGAACGTCACTGCCCGGAAGCCTGCCGGAAATATCGCATATCCCAGAAGAAGGACATCGTTTGCCAATAA